A window of the Brassica oleracea var. oleracea cultivar TO1000 chromosome C1, BOL, whole genome shotgun sequence genome harbors these coding sequences:
- the LOC106342503 gene encoding beta carbonic anhydrase 5, chloroplastic: MASSIFHDLSSSSTSLLNLQTRQSIFVSKDKVKDFEKTQLRIPVSFRKKAVNLQMMASGKTPGLTQEANDRTYEATTDNFNNNTDVFDDIKQRFLAFKKLKYMDNLEHYKKLADAQAPKFLVIACADSRVCPSAVLGFQPGEAFTVRNIANLVPPYESGPTETKAALQFSVNALEVENILVIGHSRCGGIQALMGMEEVDSRSFIHNWVIVGKKAKESTKAVASNLHFDHQCQHCEKTSINHSLERLLGYPWIEEKVRKGSLSLHGGYYDFVNCTFEKWTVDYEGSRCKKEGSGIAVKNLSVW; the protein is encoded by the exons ATGGCATCTTCTATCTTCCATGATCTTTCTTCTTCTTCCACGTCTCTCCTCAATCTCCAAACCCGACAATCG ATCTTCGTCTCCAAGGACAAAGTAAAGGACTTTGAGAAAACCCAGTTGAGGATTCCCGTTTCTTTCAG GAAAAAAGCTGTCAACTTGCAAATGATGGCGTCAGGAAAGACACCTGGACTGACTCAGGAAGCTAATGACCGCACTTATGAGGCTACAACTGATAATTTTAATAATAACACTGATGTGTTTGACGACATAAAACAGCGGTTCCTCGCCTTCAAGAAGCTCAAGTACAT GGATAACTTAGAACACTACAAAAAACTAGCAGATGCTCAAGCTCCAAAG TTTCTGGTGATTGCTTGTGCAGACTCTAGGGTCTGTCCATCAGCCGTCCTGGGATTTCAGCCTGGTGAAGCATTCACTGTTCGGAACATTGCAAATTTAGTACCTCCTTATGAG TCTGGACCTACTGAGACAAAAGCTGCTCTCCAGTTCTCTGTGAATGCTCTTGAA GTGGAGAACATCTTAGTAATTGGTCATAGCCGCTGTGGAGGAATTCAAGCTTTAATGGGCATGGAAGAAGTAGATTCCAG AAGTTTCATACATAACTGGGTAATTGTGGGGAAAAAGGCAAAGGAAAGCACAAAAGCTGTTGCTTCAAACCTCCATTTTGATCATCAGTGTCAACATTGTGAAAAG ACATCGATAAACCATTCCTTAGAAAGACTGCTTGGTTATCCATGGATAGAAGAGAAAGTGCGGAAAGGATCACTGTCCCTCCATGGTGGGTACTATGATTTTGTAAACTGTACATTTGAAAAATGGACCGTTGATTATGAAGGAAGCAGATGCAAGAAAGAAGGCAGTGGGATTGCTGTTAAAAACCTGTCTGTTTGGTGA
- the LOC106324325 gene encoding uncharacterized protein LOC106324325, whose amino-acid sequence MACASSCAISSFLCHSRSKEPIFQSKVSSLVLTGRRAFGSIRAAQVSSYGNSRRRTQNVEGDIYVDSTCIDCDTCRWMVPEVFNRVDNMSAVVKQPTCKEERLNALQALLSCPTGSIRTETPPTDIREAQETFPLTLDQDKLPGVFHCGFHSKKSFGATSYLILHHEGNILVDSPRYIEKLAGKIEKMGGVRYMFLTHRDDVADHKKWADRFKCTRILHSEDVQPSTTDVELKLEGSGPWRLYEDVELIHTPGHTEGSVCLFHKPLKALFTGDHLTMYESGMSIIEMYNHCSLPLQLENVERLIKLDFNWVIPGHGRRVHFKDGEEKAKKLEALVQKHREEQLVSSSQFGYA is encoded by the exons CTTTGGTTTTAACGGGAAGGAGAGCTTTTGGATCTATTAGAGCAGCTCAAGTGAGTAGCTATGGGAACTCTAGACGGCGCACTCAGAACGTAGAAGGGGATATTTATGTTG ACAGTACCTGTATTGATTGCGATACTTGTCGTTGGATGGTGCCG GAAGTATTCAACAGAGTGGACAACATGTCTGCTGTTGTTAAACAACCAACCTGTAAGGAAGAAAGGCTGAACGCTCTTCAG GCTTTATTATCTTGTCCGACTGGATCTATCCGCACTGAAACTCCACCTACTGACATACGGGAAGCTCAAGAGACCTTTCCACTTACATTGGACCAAGACAAACTGCCT GGGGTTTTTCATTGTGGGTTTCATTCCAAGAAATCTTTCGGAGCAACTTCCTACTTGATACTTCATCATGAGGGGAATATACTTGTTGATAG TCCCAGGTACATAGAGAAACTTGCTGGGAAGATTGAGAAGATGGGTGGTGTTCGCTACATGTTTTTGACACACAG GGATGATGTTGCGGATCACAAGAAATGGGCAGATCGATTCAAGTGTACCAGAATTCTACATTCTGAAGAT GTCCAACCTTCGACCACTGATGTGGAGTTAAAGCTGGAAGGAAGTGGACCATGGAGACTCTACGAAGATGTCGAGCTTATACACACTCCTGGTCACACTGAA GGATCAGTGTGCTTGTTCCATAAACCTCTCAAGGCATTATTCACTGGAGACCATCTAACTATGTACGAATCTGGAATGAGCATTATAGAGATGTACAACCATTGTTCAT TGCCTCTCCAGCTCGAGAACGTAGAAAGACTCATCAAGCTGGATTTCAATTGGGTGATACCGG GACATGGAAGAAGAGTGCATTTCAAAGATGGAGAAGAGAAGGCAAAGAAGCTGGAAGCACTTGTTCAGAAGCACAGGGAGGAACAACTTGTTTCTTCTAGCCAATTCGGTTATGCTTGA